One window from the genome of Haemorhous mexicanus isolate bHaeMex1 chromosome 22, bHaeMex1.pri, whole genome shotgun sequence encodes:
- the CRYBA1 gene encoding LOW QUALITY PROTEIN: beta-crystallin A3 (The sequence of the model RefSeq protein was modified relative to this genomic sequence to represent the inferred CDS: deleted 1 base in 1 codon) yields the protein MGEAAVPPELDTDPAAAKMAQTNPLPVPMGPWKSVRSRGRENRQPQPCHPPVPERLRSSLRTAALPRELISAGITVYDQENFQGKRMEFTSACPNIMECGFDNIRSLKVECGAWVGYEHTGFCGQQFILERGEYPRWDAWSGSNAYHIERLMSFRPVCSANHKESKITIFEKDNFIGRQWEIADDYPSLQAMGWANNEVGSMKIQCGAWVCYQYPGYRGYQYVLEFDHHGGDYKHWREWGSHAQTSQIQSIRRVQQ from the exons ATGGGCGAAGCAGCAGTA CCGCCTGAGCTAG acaccgatccagcagcagcaaagatgGCTCAGACAAACCCTCTGCCTGTTCCCATGGGCCCATGGAAG AGCGTTCGGAGCAGAGGCCGGGAGAACcgccagccacagccctgccacccgCCCGTCCCAGAACGGCTCCGCTCCTCTCTCCGGACGGCAGCGCTGCCCCGGGAACTGATCTCCGCAGGG ATCACCGTGTACGACCAAGAAAACTTCCAGGGCAAGAGGATGGAGTTCACTTCGGCCTGTCCAAACATCATGGAATGTGGCTTCGACAACATCCGCTCCCTGAAGGTGGAATGTGGCGC CTGGGTGGGTTACGAGCACACCGGCTTCTGCGGGCAGCAGTTCATCCTGGAGAGGGGAGAGTACCCGCGCTGGGACGCCTGGAGCGGCAGCAACGCCTACCACATCGAGCGCCTGATGTCCTTCCGCCCCgtctgctctgct AATCACAAGGAATCCAAGATCACCATTTTTGAGAAAGACAACTTCATCGGCCGCCAGTGGGAGATTGCTGATGACTACCCCTCGCTGCAGGCCATGGGCTGGGCCAACAACGAAGTGGGCTCCATGAAGATCCAATGTGGCGC CTGGGTGTGCTACCAGTATCCCGGGTACCGTGGCTACCAGTACGTCCTGGAGTTTGACCACCACGGTGGAGACTACAAGCACTGGAGAGAGTGGGGTTCACACGCCCAGACCTCCCAGATCCAATCCATCAGGCGTGTCCAGCAGTAG